A region of the Amycolatopsis sp. cg13 genome:
CTCGCCCACGGCACCCGCGACGCCGCGTACGCGTGCCGATGGGACGGGCTGACCGGCCAGCTCGCAGCGGGCCTGGCCGCGGATTTCGTCGTGCTGGACGTCGATCCGTTCACCGAAGCACCGGACGCTCTGCTGCGGGCCAAAGTGCGGCAGACTTACGTGGCAGGCAAATCCGTTTGACGTGTTCAGCGGGGCTGGGCAGGGTTGGCAGCATGCGTTTCTCGGTCTGCATCCCGAACTTCGGCGACTTCGCCGACCCGCGCGCGGTGGCCAAGGTCGCAGTGGCCGCGGAAGAGGCGGGCTGGGACGGCCTGTTCGTCTGGGACCACGTGGTACTGGACAAACGTCCCGGCCGCCTCTTCGGCGACCCGTGGATCCTGCTCACCGCCGCCGCGCTCGCCACCAGCCGGATCCGGCTCGGCCCCATGGTCACGCCCGTCGCGCGCCGCCGCCCGCAGCAACTCGCCCGCGTGGTGTCCACTTTGGACAATCTGACTGACGGCCGGGTCGTGTTCGGCGCCGGGCTGGGCGCGCCGCTGGAGGCGGAGTTCGGCGACTTCGGCGAATCCGCCGACGCGAAAGTGGTCGCCGAGAAGCTGGACGAGGGCCTCGACCTGATCGCCCAGTTCTGGACCGGCGAACCGGTCACGTTCTCCGGCAAGCACTTCACTGCCCGCAACGTGACGCTCCTCCCGCCGCCGGTGCAACGCCCTCGCCCGCCGGTCTGGGTGGCGGGTCGGTGGCCCAACCGCCGCCCGATGCGCCGCGCAGCTCGTTGGGACGGTGTGGTGCCGATCTTCGAATCCGCCGGTGCCAAGGGTTTGCCGGACGTCTCCGAGGTGCGGGACATGATCGCCTACATCCGGAGCGAACGGGATACTGACGCACCATTCGACGTCGTGTTCGGCGGAACGAGCCCCACCGACCCGGCTCGGGCGCGGAGTGTCGTCGAACCGTTCGCCGAGGCTGGGGTTACGTGGTGGGAGGAAAGTCTGCCGTTCGGGAGTGCGGAGGAGGACAAGCTGGAGCACGTGCTGCGGCGGGTCGAGGCGGGACCGCCCGTGCTCTAGGCCCCACGCCGGGCGTCCGTCTCAGGTCCGTGAAGGGAACCCTGAGGGAATCAGAGTCAATGAGGGTTCCCCTCACGGACTTCCCAGCCGTGAGGGCCGCCCTCAAGAGCGCGCCTGCCCAGTCTCCGCCAACGCGTCGATCGCCCCCACCAGCTCGTTCAACGCGGGCACCGCCGCCGCGATCAGGTGCCGCCAGGCCGGATGCACCCCGTCCAGCGCCGCGGCCAAGATCGCCGCGTTGTGCCCCTGCCACCGCTCGACCGCGGCGCGGCCGGTGTCGGTGAGTTCGAGCGCGACCGTCCGCCGGTCGTCACCGCCGCTGGTGCGCGTCACGAGGTCCCGCGAGCGCAGCCCCGTGACCATCGTCGTCACCGAATTCGGCGCGAGCTTCAGCAGTTGCGCGATCCGGCTCGGCCGCGCGCCGGGATTCTCGAAGAGGCACGACAACAATTCCAGCTGCGCCACCGACAACGTGTTGTCCGGATCCGCGGTGCGCGCGGCCCGCCGCATGGCCCGCCGGAGCCGGGCGACGACGTCGGCGAGCGCGGGTTCGGGCGCGGTCACCGGGCCCGCTCCGGGCGTGCCGCGAGCCCGGTCGCCGCGGCCAGGACGCCGGCCCCGGCCAGCACCGCCAGCGCGGCCGTTTCCCCGCCGGTGTGCAGGCACAGTGTCACGAGCGCCACGCCCAGCGCCGTCCCCAGTCCGCGCGCCATGTTCACCAGTCCTCCTCCGGTGGCCGACATCCGCGCCGGGATCGCGCTCATGACAGCCGAGTTGTTGGCTGGAATGAACACTCCCAGACCGAGCCCGGCCACCACCAGCGACACGCCCACCTCCCAAGGAGCGGACGCCGGCCCCAGCGCCGCGCATCCCGCCGCCGCGACGAGCGCGCCCAGCACCGTGCGTCCGCGAGAACCGAGCCGCTTCGGCAGCACCCGGTCGGCCAGCACCGCCGCCACCGCGAACCCGGCGGGAAGACACGTCAGCACCGCACCGGTCCCGCCCGCCGTGCCGAGCACCTGCGGCAGCAACGTCAGCGGCCCGAACAACACGAGATACCCGCACAGCGCCCCGGCCAGCCCCAGCGAGACCACCGGCGGCCGCAGCACCGACAGCTGCAAGATCGGGCTGCTCGCGGCCTTTTCCCGCAGCACGAACCCGATCGCGGCGAGGACGGCCGCTCCGGCCAGCGCGACGAGCAGCCACCCCGGCATCTCCAGCCCGGACACCCCGGAAATCACCAGCAGCAACGCCGTCGACGCGGTCGCCAGCAGCCCGACCCCCGCCCCGTCGAAGCGGCCCAGCGGCGTGCGCTCGCGGGTGCGCGGCAGGAGGTAGCGCCCGGCGATCAGCCCGGCCAGCCCGACCGGCGCGTTGACCAGGAAGACCCACCGCCAGCCGACCGTGTCGACCAGCAACCCGCCGACCGCGGGCCCGAGCGCGAGCCCCAGCGCCTGCGCCGCCGCCTGCACCCCGAGCGCGGCGCGCGCCCGGTCCTCGCGGACGCTCCGCACCACCAGCGCCACGCTGTTGGCCTGCAACATCGCCGCGCCGATCGCCTGCACCACGCGGAACGCGACCAGCCAGCCGAGCGTCGGCGCGAGCCCGCACGCGACGGACGCGACGGTGAACACGCCGAACCCCTGCACGTAGGTCAGCTTCCGCCCGACCGCGTCGGCCACCCGCCCGACTGCGGCCAGCAATCCCACGAGCGCGAGCAGATACGCCAGCGAAACCCACTGGACGGCGGCCAGCGGAGCCCCGTACTCGTGCTGCAGCGCCGGGAAAGTGAGCGTGACGATGCTGGCGTCGAGCTGCCCCATGAACGCCCCGAAACACACCGCGCCGACGGCGAACCAGCCAGCCTTCGGATGATCCCGCACGACCGCCGGCCGAGCCCGCTCCAGGCCGATCGTCACTGCCGCCTCCCGCTCGATTAGTTCTGCTACAGAACTACTGTACGGGATGTACGTACATATGACAGCCCCGGCATGGTGACGTTTACCTAAGCGGCGAGGTGAGATAGGTCGCCTGACGAGTTAACTGATGGTTACGACCCCTCACAGGATGGCGCGTTCCTCGTCGTCGTCCTCGTCGCGGAAGGCTTCCGCGATGCCCAGAAGCCGGTCCAGGAACTCAGGGAGGTCCTTCGCGATCTCGCCCGGCCCGATGGAGTCGATCGAGCCGTCGTAGACCTTCTCCACGACGGCGCCCACCGGCAGCCTGAACACGGTTCCGGTGCGGTATCCGACCGCGAACATGCGCCCGCCGCCGTCCGAGGCGAAGACGGCGAGCCGCTCATCGGTGGCTTCGGGCGCCCAGGCGGGAATGCCGGAACGGTGCAGACCGTCCAGCACCAAGTCGAGGGAGTGAATGAAGTAAGCGTTGTGGAGGTGTTCGAAGCTGGCCTCCCGGATGGACGCGTACAGCTCAAGCAGCGCCCTCGGCAGCGGCGGATCGACCTCCTCGGCTTTCGTCAGCGCGACGGAATCGACCTCGTCCGACACCGTGTCCGGCTCAAGCTGGCCGAACCGGGCGAAGACGGCCTGAATCCGGGGCATATAGCCATCGATCGCTTGGCGCATGTCGTCGCGCCACTGCAGGTAATCCACTCCGCACACGCTGCGGCGCACCCAGGCGTCACCTGCCTGAGTGCACCGCGCTCGACCGCACCTCACTGCTGATACGGAGCCGCCGCCGACTGTGCCGCCGTGATCAGCGCACCCTTGTTCTTCGGCCAGAAGGTACTGTCCACGCACGAATACCGCGGCAAGAACCCGCCGCAACTGCCGCTCTGGCCGCCGACCTCGAACGTGAAGCTGGCCACCCCCAGCGCGCCGTACGTGAAGTCGTCCGTCGTGCCGCTCGTCGAGTAGCCCACGGTTTCCGTGTTCGTCCCCACCAGGTACCCGTTCGAATCGCTGAACTTCGCGCCGAGCTTGCGCAGCGCGGCGTCGTTCGGCGCTGGGTCGGAAGTGAAGCCCCACGGGACGATGATGTCGTTTCCGTAGCTGTGCAACGTGATCATCGTGCCGCGAGCGGTGTCGGGAGCGGGGTCGTTGTCGCCGCTGCCGCGCTGCTCGGGGTAGATCGAGCGGAACAGCTTCTCCAGCGCCTGGACTTCGGGTTCCGACCCGGCACTCGGGCCCTGGTAAGTCTCGGCGCACGGCGAGTCCGAGTCCGCGCCCCAGCGGAAAGTCGAGTTGCGGTTCAGATCGATGCCGTTGTTCGTGCCACCGCAATTGCCGTTGCTGGTATCCGCGTTCTTGCGCTGCAGTTTCGGCGAGTTGCCGCCGGAAGCGACGATGTCGACGCCGTCCGGGTTGGAGATCGGCACCACCCACACCTCAGTGGTGTCCAAAATGGACTTCGCGGTGGCGTCGGTGCCGTAGCCGTCGGCGAGGTAGTCGATCCAGCGCCAGGCGAGTTCGCCCGTGGAGATCTCCCGGGCGTGGATCTGTGCCATCACCACGAATTTCGGCTTCGGCGAGGTCGTGGACAGCGTGCAGTCGCCGTCCTGTTTCTTGGTCAGGCAGATCGCGTTGATGTCGTGTCCGCCCCTGCCCTGGGTCTTCAGCCACGATTCGCCGAGGGTGTACTCAGTCGCCAGATCCGGGTGCGCGGCCACCACTTGCGCGAGATGCGCTTCTTGCGCCGGGACCGTGCGATAGCCGCCGTAGAAAGTGTCGCCCGCGGCGCGGGTCGTCACTCCTTTGTAGACAGTGTCGAAGAATTCAGGCGCATAACCGCGGTCCCGCAACTGCCGAGCGACCGCCTGGCTCCCGATTACGTAGGCCACGCCCGGACTGGTCTCGGCGACGTCGAACCCGGCGTGCGCCAAAGCAGCCGCCTCCGCAGGGCTAGCGGGTACGCGCCACGAAACCGGATCGTCCGGCGCGGCGGCGGCCGCGGCGGTCGTGGTGCCGCCGAGTGCGACCAGCACCCCGACGACGCTGAGAGTGAGCCGGATCGAGAACTTGCCCGCCATCGGAGCTCCTCATGCAGCGAAGGAAGGTCACCCCGTGCGGACGGTGACCAATCGGCCGCGCACAGTGTGCTCTCCGCGAGGAATCCGGCCCACCTCCGAAAGTCGGGTGTCAGCAGGTGACCGAAACCTTCGCGCCGCGCTCGAACGAAACGTGGACGTGGTCGAAATGGTTCGCGGTCTCGCCGCCGCGGTCCTCCATCGCCGACCAGCCGCCGCCGTCGTTGTAGCGCTGCTGCCAGATCACGTACTTCACGCCGAACTCGCTCTGGTGCGCGAGAACGTAAGCAGCCAAAGCGTTTCCGGTTTTCGTGTCGACCATGAAGTCCAGCGCGAGACCGGCCGGATGGTCGCTCGCGCCGGACCGTCCGGCCCGGCCGCCGACCGTATCCACCGAGAACTTCTCTTTGAGGTAGTTGCCCACCTGCGCCACCGCGGGCTGCGTACCGGCCAAAGTGGACGAACACGCTTTCGCCGCCGGGGTTTCCGGAGTGCGCGAGGTCGTTTTGCTAGTCGGCGACGAGGAAGACGTCGTCGGGGCAGCACTGGAAGACGTCGTCGGCGG
Encoded here:
- a CDS encoding MarR family winged helix-turn-helix transcriptional regulator, giving the protein MTAPEPALADVVARLRRAMRRAARTADPDNTLSVAQLELLSCLFENPGARPSRIAQLLKLAPNSVTTMVTGLRSRDLVTRTSGGDDRRTVALELTDTGRAAVERWQGHNAAILAAALDGVHPAWRHLIAAAVPALNELVGAIDALAETGQARS
- a CDS encoding MFS transporter; translated protein: MTIGLERARPAVVRDHPKAGWFAVGAVCFGAFMGQLDASIVTLTFPALQHEYGAPLAAVQWVSLAYLLALVGLLAAVGRVADAVGRKLTYVQGFGVFTVASVACGLAPTLGWLVAFRVVQAIGAAMLQANSVALVVRSVREDRARAALGVQAAAQALGLALGPAVGGLLVDTVGWRWVFLVNAPVGLAGLIAGRYLLPRTRERTPLGRFDGAGVGLLATASTALLLVISGVSGLEMPGWLLVALAGAAVLAAIGFVLREKAASSPILQLSVLRPPVVSLGLAGALCGYLVLFGPLTLLPQVLGTAGGTGAVLTCLPAGFAVAAVLADRVLPKRLGSRGRTVLGALVAAAGCAALGPASAPWEVGVSLVVAGLGLGVFIPANNSAVMSAIPARMSATGGGLVNMARGLGTALGVALVTLCLHTGGETAALAVLAGAGVLAAATGLAARPERAR
- a CDS encoding LLM class flavin-dependent oxidoreductase, coding for MRFSVCIPNFGDFADPRAVAKVAVAAEEAGWDGLFVWDHVVLDKRPGRLFGDPWILLTAAALATSRIRLGPMVTPVARRRPQQLARVVSTLDNLTDGRVVFGAGLGAPLEAEFGDFGESADAKVVAEKLDEGLDLIAQFWTGEPVTFSGKHFTARNVTLLPPPVQRPRPPVWVAGRWPNRRPMRRAARWDGVVPIFESAGAKGLPDVSEVRDMIAYIRSERDTDAPFDVVFGGTSPTDPARARSVVEPFAEAGVTWWEESLPFGSAEEDKLEHVLRRVEAGPPVL
- a CDS encoding M14 family zinc carboxypeptidase; this encodes MAGKFSIRLTLSVVGVLVALGGTTTAAAAAAPDDPVSWRVPASPAEAAALAHAGFDVAETSPGVAYVIGSQAVARQLRDRGYAPEFFDTVYKGVTTRAAGDTFYGGYRTVPAQEAHLAQVVAAHPDLATEYTLGESWLKTQGRGGHDINAICLTKKQDGDCTLSTTSPKPKFVVMAQIHAREISTGELAWRWIDYLADGYGTDATAKSILDTTEVWVVPISNPDGVDIVASGGNSPKLQRKNADTSNGNCGGTNNGIDLNRNSTFRWGADSDSPCAETYQGPSAGSEPEVQALEKLFRSIYPEQRGSGDNDPAPDTARGTMITLHSYGNDIIVPWGFTSDPAPNDAALRKLGAKFSDSNGYLVGTNTETVGYSTSGTTDDFTYGALGVASFTFEVGGQSGSCGGFLPRYSCVDSTFWPKNKGALITAAQSAAAPYQQ